The Arachis ipaensis cultivar K30076 chromosome B03, Araip1.1, whole genome shotgun sequence region ACTTGTAATAAAATTCACTACAAAAGTATTTAGTGTTTTAAAatcatattcaaatttttattttttgattcaTTTAAACATTTGCTTAAAAAGGTATTTTAGTCTTTTAAAATGAATATTTAAAAAGGATACTTTAGTCTTTTTAAGATTAACTAAACTAAAAGTTTAATCATTTTTTTTTGTGATCGGAAAGAAAACAAACCACAaactaaagaaagaaaaaaaggttAAATACTTCTTTCATCCCTAAGGTTTGAagccaaaatcaaaatcgtccccgatcttttttttttattaaaatcatcatcaacgttacaaaatgttataaaatcgtccttttctactttaattttatttttttttaccaaattatccttaataattaatataaataataataatattaaaaaataaaaacaaaactctCCCCCTACTCCCATATCTCTTCCCTTCTCTCCCCATACCCTTCCTCATACCCCCCACCCCCCACTCCCGTATCTCTTCCCTTTCTTTCCATTCTCTATGCATGTCACCAATGGACTCATCATACTACCCTAACCATAGCTCACCACTAATTCCTTACCTTTACCTCCCTGACCCAACCAATATTCCTCACGCCCACCACCACTGGACTCATCATCCCACCCACATCTCACCACTGCTTCTACAACACCTCCATATCCTTCACTTCACCACCGCAACACCACCCCTGTTCCCTCACCTCACTACTATACCTACTCTCATTATGATATTTCACCATTGCCACCTCacctcaacaacaacaacaacaacaattaataagGAGAGAGAACATAGATCTCGACAACAAGGAGGGAGGCAATGGAAATGGCAAAGTAAAGGAGAGTGGAGAAGAGAGGTTATGTGAGGTGGATGGAGAAGAGAGGTGGAGTCAAAAGTAAAGGCAAGCGGTGGTGAAGGTTGTGTCGTTGTCGTCGGATAGTGGAGGCCTGGCCAGCATGAGGTGAGACTAAGCTCTAAATAGTAGAAGGCGTCATTTGTAACGTTATAAGAGAAGCAACGATGAGGCTGAGCTTTGAGGGATTGGGGAAGGGGAAGGGGATGGGGGTGCCGGGGGGTATGAGGAAGGTGATGGGGagagaagaaagggaagagaTACGAGAGTGGGGTGCATNNNNNNNNNNNNNNNNNNNNNNNNNNNNNNNNNAGGGGGGagggttttgtttttattttttaatatcatttttattatttatattaattattaagggtaatttggtaaaaaaataatagttaaagtagaaaagaacgattttataacgttttgtaacgttgaggatgattttaataacaaaaaaaggttgggaacgattttgattttggccTTAGACTTTAGGAACGAAAAATATACTTAACCCAagaaaaaacaaacaagaaaTTGCTTAAGAAAGGCAGTCTCATTCAAACTCCTTTCAAGGCAACAAAAGCTCCACTTGGAGAGAAAGGGTCATCATTGCAGCCTTTGTCATGATATCTGCTactatgtttgcatctctcaatATCAACCAGAGATTAGCACGCCATTTCTAAGACATGATATATCGAATTTTCAACACCAAAGGATCAATAAAACCACAGCAATCATGTAAATTATTAACAATAATAAAGACCTCTACACAATCTGTCTCACATATAATATCTCTTTAGCCCAAGTTTCAGGCTAAAAGAAAACCTCTCCAAATCAcaaacaactctccttgcaaaatACTATGACTCTCAATTGTTCCTAGACAACCTCGTTGCCACCTTCCCTTCCAATCCCTGCTAACATAGGAAAAACCAACCCGGACACTATTGTCAGGATAgttagcatcacaattaatcttaaaggtatCCACCAAGAAAgaatccaagagccactaatggtGGAGGGAAGGGATAAACACTCGTTACAACTCAAAAATATTCTAAAGCTCCTTTTCCAAGGACAAAGTTATACCAGTCACCTTATCCGTGGTCCAAGGCTCGTGGGGATGAAAGATTTTGTTATTTCTCGAACGCCAAATCCACCAAAGACCAGAAAATAATCTAAAAAGACGTTATTTGCTATTatgtaagaaccaactcatcaaatccactggTTGACCGGAGATACCCAAAGCTTGCCAAACTAACTGGACTTTTGGACAATTCTGAAtgcaatgtaaaaccgattcctgacCTGAGAAACATCGTGGACAGCTATCCATGTGTGAAATGCCCATCCTAAAACGAAATGCAGCAGTAAGAAGAGCCTCCCAAAGATATAGCCAGGCCAAGAATTTGTGCTTTTCTAGAATATGTTGACGCCAAAGCCAATTCTCCATATCCTCTTAACTAAACATCTTCCTACTGAGTCACAAATAACCACTACGAGCGTCATAAATATTTGTTCTGAATCAGCTTGAACATACGGGTTGTAAGAGTTAATGTTGCTTTGTAGAGACTGATTCAGAAGAGAATAAATATTCTCAAGGTTCCACTTTCCAGATGACCAAAGGTCCAAAATCCGGAGATCCAAATaaaaaatgtgaacataatccatctcatgACACAATCGTccctctcttctccatttagaaaaccaaaagtaaATGCACCAAATAAAACATTCCTTCAGGATATCTCAAACTCGacatatactcttccaaacataagaTCCCTTATTTCGAGATTGACTGAAGCAATCATCTTTAGAGAAATAGTATTTCTCCGTCAACAGTTGAACCCATCTTTTGTCAAGATGGTGAAAAAATTGCCAAACTAATTTTTCAAGAAGAGCAATATTAACACAAAAAAGTTCTCTAATTCCCAGACCTCCAACCTTCTTAGGGTGACAAACACCTTCCAGTTAACTAAATTCAGGTCTCTACCATCAACTTGACCCTTCTATAGAAAATTCTGCATCTTGGATTCTATTTTATTAGTTACCCCTTTAGGGAATAGAGATACTTGCATGCAATAAGTAGGAATTGCACTCACTACCGAATTAAGCAAACAAAGTATGCCGGCCTTATTAAGCAAATTCTCTTTCTAGCTAGCTAGTCTTCCTCAAATTTTGTCCAAATCATCATTGAAAGTTGCACGTGTCACCCGAAAGTGATTAAAGTTCACCTCTAAATATTTGTCCAAATTTTGGACGAATCTGATGGAGGACACTCTggtaaattaaaaattcaaatttataaccatAGTAAGACATTTAAAAAACAAAGGATATTTTTGtttatctaaaataaaaaaaatatatatattagtatttttaaaattaaattaaaNNNNNNNNNNttgtaataaaaattaaacaacttTACTTTTAAAATAGTATTTTAATCTTTTTATAAATGACTTCAAAAGAGTATTtttgtctttttaaaattaacaaaaaaggttattttaataatggttataagataaaaaaaatgttCAAAATCTAACAAAAATCATATTTAGAGAATTGATTTGGTGATTCTAATAAAAGAATCGGAGACTAGATTGATTGGCCTTTTTAATTTCTGTAGCACAAGATAACCTGTATATAAAAAGGGaactaaaaaaataagaaaaaaattaaagcaaCCACAGAGCGAGTTTAACATATAGAATATTcagtcacaaaaaaatatataaaatattcttttttattagtATCTATATATCCTTCGAACCTCACTTAGCCATTCCAAAATAAAAAACTAACCCATCTAAACCTTACATAGTCATTCCAAAACAAAGTACACATGAGAACAACTCAAATGGATGGCAAAAGTAATTATAATTCATTCACTATGAACAACCCTTTAGGTGTTGAAAAATTCAAGAGGCAAGGCCACATGATAGTTAACTTTTTTGCCGATTATTTTGATAATGTTAGAAACTATCCCGTTTTAAGTCAAGTTAAACCCAAATATCTTGAAAAACAGGGTCCATCTCTTGCTCCTATTGGCCCTGTCTATTGAAACCATCCTTCATGACGTGAAACAACACATAATCCCAGAATCACACTGGCAAAGTCCTAATTTCTTTGCATTCATCCTATCAAGTGCCTGTTGGTTTCATGGGCTAGATGCTCAGCACTGGACTCATCGTCGTTGGATTCAACGTTCTCTTTCCGGCGACAACCGAGCTCGAGAGCACCGTCACTCGACCAAAAGCCAAATTCCTCTTCACGGGTGATGGTGGTGTCGTCATGTTAGGCACAATATGCGAGGCAGTATTGGCAACACTTGTGGCTAGAGAGACAAAATGCTAAATCAGATAGAAAGAGACAAGATCGAAAATCCATTGTGCGGTTAAAAAAACCACTCATGCTGGGCTTGATCCAAACGCCTTCAAAGTTCATTAACACCTTCAAAGTTCGTTAAGACTTCGATAACCAACTCAATTTTGGTAAGTGGTAACAACGAAAACGAACTCTAAATTATTATATCCATATTATTATtcaagtatttaaaatttaaaataaaaataaatcaatttataattttttgaagaaaaaaatattcAAGTTATTNNNNNNNNNNNNNNNNNNNNNNNNNNNNNNNNNNNNNNNNNNNNNNNNNNNNNNNNNNNNNNNNNNNNNNNNNNNNNNNNNNNNNNNNNNNNNNNNNNNNNNNNNNNNCTCGTTGCTACCACAATCGAAATCTTAAACGGCTTTGAAGTTGTTTGGATTAAACCGCAATACGAGCGACTTTTTGAACCATGCAATAATGGGTTTGATTTGAGCCGCACAAAATGAGCTTTCCGATCTTGTCTCTTCTTATCTGATTTAACATTCTGTCTCAGTCATAAGTGTTGCCAATATTGCCTGGCATGTTGTGCCTAACATGATTCCACCGCCATGATCCGTGCAAAGAAATTATTTTAGAAGCTTGAGCTCTTGACCGAGCCATCAATGATGGTGCTCTCGAGCTCGGTTGCCGGGAAAGAGAGCGTTGAATCTAACGAGGTTGAGTCCAATGCTGAGCATCTCGTCTATGAAGAGAGCAGTTCTACCACTTGATTGGTAGAATGCAAAGAAATAAAGACTCTGCTCGTGTGATTTCAAAGATTATGTGTTGTTTTATATCATGAAGAATGGTTTCAATAGATTCAAGAGCATGAGAtggaagctttttttttttttcaagatatCCGGTTTAACTTGACTTAGAACATGATAGTTTCTAATATTATCATGGATGGATATGgtttggatttttaaaaatctaaattGCATCCACTTTAGAACCAGTTTTGTGGTTCATAAAAACAAACTGGATCCAAATTAAAAAGGGAAACCGATTCTAAACCggtttgaaaaaaataaaagccAGTTTCAAATCGGTTTTAATATTCAAATCCGATTTTATATACAAACCGGTTTTAAATTCGATTTTTTTAATATCCAAATTTAAAATCCTGTTTTGTTTTTTTTGGAAATCCAGTTTCAAAACCAGATTTTTTAACCTCAAGACCAGATTTTTTatccaaaaatccaattttaaaaccagttttaaaaaatctaatttccaaaccagattttttaaccaaaatatatttttgtcaTTTTGAGACAAATTTTTGAATGAAAGTATAAAACTAGATGTGAATACCAAGCATACCTAGTCACAAACTTTAAGTGATAAAAAACTAGTGgtaaaaaattaataaactttTAGTATTTTGTGCACATGTTATAAAAAGTTTTACTCAAAATTGAAGTGATCTGCGTGCAAATTAACAAATAATATTACTTCAAAAATTACAGAACAAAATGAGGAAACACCCAAAATTGAAGTGATCTGTGATCCAACAATAACAAGTAGACAAAATAAGGAAACACCCAAAATAGATGACCTGAACTTTTTCCTACGCTTATAGAACAAAAAGCTGCAGAAGCATAACTCTGAAGAGGAGTTGAATTTTAACAGGGTTGAAGTTTAAAAGTTAAATCATACTCTACTATCTACCACAAGTCCACAATGATGCAATAAGCCAACATTTAGATAAACAGATTGGTGTGTTAATATTGCAATTCACATAAAAAAACAGATTCAGTGTCAATATCCTAACTCACAACTAACTTCATTATATTATAATTTGCAAATACTAGCTCACTTTCTCATGACATTATCTtgaataaattcaaaataaattcaccCAACAACATATTTAGAACCAACATTAGCATGATGAATGAACAGGAACAACAGTTAGTCAAACTAAGGGAATACCAAAAGTATTTCCAGCACCCTGATCTTCTGTATCCTTAAATGAAAATGCAAGGGTTTAAATGAGTGTTCATAGATATGATAAAATGGTCCAAATGATCATAAAAGTTTACAATATGATATCAATCAATCTTAACAGCAGATAAGAGAAACTTCCTTCTCTCGCACCATTCCTACCTCAATATTCAACACACAAACATGAAATCACTCATGTCAAATTGCCATCAATAACAAACCAAACTACCAAAGCATTCATCATGAAACGCAAAAAACTTAACAGCAAGTAAGATTCTCAATAGCAGGCCAATAACACCATACACAAAtaatatgaatgaatggattcatCAAATAACCAAACGAATATTAGTGTTTCCTTTTtcagaaagaaaaataattgagCTGAAAGAAGAAGGCTTTTTGCCAATTAGGTAGAAAATACTAACACCGTTTAATCTTTAGCAATTAGCACAACGAAATGAATAGAGTAACAGCTGAATCAGTGACGAGACGCTGAAGAACTGAATCGAGTAACAGTCTAACAGAGTCGCGCACTATACCTGAACGCCGGAAGGGATGGAGCTGGAGGCGAGCAGCGCTGAAATCGACGGCGACGAGAGGTAGAAGACGACGACAAGGTGATGGCAGAGCTCGCAGACGCAGAGTGGCGGACAGAGGAACTCGCAGCTTCAAGCTCCGGGAGAGGAAGGGGACGCGCCGTGGGAGATGAGGAAGGGAACGCATCGTCGCAGCTTCAAGCTTCCTGCTCCGGTGCCGGATGCGGCGGAAACAACAAACGCCGGCGACGGAGACGCAGGTTGAAGAAGGAAGAGAGCGAGATCAAGAAGGAAGAGAGCGAGAACAGAGTCTCATATCTgaaattagggtttttttttttttttggattttaattTGTATCTGGATCCGGATCCAGATTTAAAATTGTTTAAATGGTTTGGATTAAAAAACCAAACTATAACGACAATTGTTTGTTTTTTCTGTGATCTCTCAGTCTGCAATCCAAGCTACCCCAGGACTGAACCTCCATCATGAGAGGTGGCTACGTCCGCAGTGGACATTCACGATCACATGAACCTCATAGAGAGGAGCATGGGTTTAGGAATGCGAAGAAGGTGAGAAAAGGTGAAGGTGGACAGAGCTTTTCGGGAGAGGTTTCACTCGTTCCTAGAGAAGAAGAATGGATGATCGAAGGGGAGGAGAGAAGCCAGCAAGGAGGTCAAGCTAAGAAGTTATTTTGTTATGCCGTAAAAGGAGGAAAGACACCGGTCAGGGTGGAGGAAGGGGATGAGCTCTCGCTGTCTGAAGATGAGGAAGTCGAAATAGAAGTAATGGAGGAAGAGAGGAACATAGACAAACCAACTGAAAAGAAGCAAGGCCCAGAGATTCGGGTAGAGAAAAACTTGTTTAAATGCAAAATAGAAGGGGCTGATTTGTTGGTCCCAACCATCTTTAGGACTAACGTTAGTCCTTTAgcctaatttttaatttaaactgttagatcattttaatattatatctaatggtgtagattaaatataaatttatatatttaattttattaaatactCCATAATATTTAATGTTTTTACAAAtaaacctttttatttttttcttattattttttttgcagatgggtctcttcttcttcttctgattttcttcttcttcttcttcttattcaccATTGCAATGAACCCTTCTTCACCACTGCAATGAACCCCGGCATTAACAGCAACTACCAGGGTCTGGATTTGTCTTcctcttattatttattttgcaGATGGGGTCTCTTCCTCTtctgattttcttcttcttctttctattCACCGTTGCAATGAACCCTTCTTCACCACTGCAATGAACCCCGGCACTAACAGCAACTACCAGGGTCTGGATCGAGACTACCCATGAACGCATGCAAGTGTCATATCCTGGATTGACATTATTCCGCATCCCTACTCACCCCGCCACTAAAATTTGTGATGTTCTTCTTGTCTGTATGGTCATCGACGTCGTGTGGTGTTTTCCGAGGAGGAGGTATTTTTCATCGAAGGTGCCtcacatacatacatacacaGAGAcccaaaaaagaagaaacatggaaaaaaaagggaaaaaagtgtTTGCTGAAGAGAATGGCCTCAAAGGAGACCCACGACTTCCAACCATTTGTCAAGCATCAGAGTTGTTCCTTACTTCCCCAAATaaggttttcatttttttttctttttttcttacaacgtttttatttttatattttttagaataacataaaaaaatattttattgtaatttctttaattttttaaccTTCTTCAACAACAGATTTATAGCTGTGGCTGTTTGGGTTCATAAGATGcttagaaatctgaaattgatgGTGTGCCGCACAAAAGATCAATGAAAAGATATGCAGGAGACCAACTATAAGCTAATAGAATAAATCTAGCCATAGAATAAAAAAGGTCAGTAAataatcttgcattttttttaacgttgttgAAACTTATGGTTGAGCAGGACATAATTGAACTTTGTTAATTGGAGGGAGTGAGTGAAGGATTGTTGATGGTGTTTTTTTAATAGCTAATTGGTGTTAAAAATACATTCATGAAAATACTCATATCTCTTTAAAAAGAGTTACTTAATGATAATAATTGAACTTATTTAATAGGGTAAATATGTATGATGTCAATTTTTACTCAATTTAATGTCAAGTATGGCATATATTGTCCTATTTTATGCATCGAATAGCTTGTATTCACTCATAGATATTGTTTGTATGCTTGCGGAGAAAATGATTGTGAAACTAATAGgaaaaatcaagcaaataaaattCTAGGAAGACTATTTATAGCTCAAAATATGTTCATCCCACATAGAAAATAATGTTAGCACTATGGTTAGGACAACAATAAAGAAAAAGTGATTTTACTAGAATTGGTtttactagaattgagtgagaaaatttgtattaaaaatttgAATGTCTCTGGAGATAGTTGTGATAAATATAACATGTGCTTGTATAATAAGGAAACTGTCAGAGTTCTTTCTAAAGAGTTCATTAATGAGAAGAATCAAATCTCTTTATTTATGAGTGAAGGGTGTTTTCTTATATGGTAACTGGGTTGATTTTAATAGTTAATTCATGTCTTCATGAAAAGTCCTAGAAATATccctgatttttttaaaatttagcttATAAAAAATATAGAGTTGGTTTAAACATAAGAAATGGCTCAAATATGATGAAGATAACATATATTAGCTCAAATAAGTAATACACATGCATATATACATTAAGTCAAGTTATGAGCCAACTGGTTAAATCAGTATTTATTCAAATTCCACTTACTAATATATGGATCCAATTTCTTGAACTATTAATGAGTTTAGCTCAAAGGAGCTCACGGAGGCAGTTCCATTAAATTAAACTTATGAGTTAGACAAACTTGTTAGAATAAATGTGTTAAAGTAGTTTTATATTTTATAGTAgagtaaaatattttttacatatGTGAGTTAAATTTATACTTGAGATTAAAGTAGAAAAAAGAAGTTACAATATTCATAAATTTAGTGTGTTGTGTTGAATTTATACTtgagaatttttttatatatgtgaTGCCTTGGTGTGAGATGGAGCAATTTATGCCAAGGAGGCATGAATTCTTTGATAATTGGAATGTCAATAAAAGCATGGAACCATGAGTTAAGCTTAGGCATTGACTCTGCATCAATAAGGTTGATGGCCACAACTTCCTCAGCTATTCCAATCTAGTATGGAAGTCAGCCATAGCAATGTCCGCAAAGCCAATGTTATCACCTCCAAAGAAGCGTTTTCCCTCAAGTCCAACTTCAAGCCTCTTCAGATTCTCTCAAGCTTCTTCTGCTGCCTTCTGTTGCTCTTCTCCTACCTTGGAAAACGCTGCCACAACCGTTGAATTTTTACttgaaattaaagtaaattttttttatatatgtgatTTGAATTTATACTGCAACTTTCGTAaccacctttttttttttcagttttctaaatttgaattttgaaattggacatattaaaatttgaaatttaaagtaTAAAATTTAACAATTAGAGTAACGTCCAggtattttaaaaaattgaatgcTCATTAATGTGATAGCAAGTTTCTGTATTTGATATTGAATTAAATGTTTTCTGAATTAAATGTAATAAAATCTCGGGATATCTCAATTAATTTCACTCGATTTGTTTCCTGTAATTGTTCCTTTATAAAATCCATAACGGTCAGCCAGTTGTAAACCCTATTTGTTGTCAACCAACCTAACCTTGTCGGCAGTATGTTTTACAATTTCAATGGCCACTACAGAGAATGTCACTGCAGTTGCACCTGATTCGGTCTCAAATTCCAAGTAAATAAATTTACTTTTCATCAATTTCAATATTTACGTGATAGTAAATGTTTCTAATATTTGGTTGCAGGTTTGAAACTGACCCTTTTATGCGTATAAATGGTGTGGAATTTGTTGCAACAAGTGCAACCCCTACGCAAGACCCGACATCGCCGCAACTGCAGAATGTTTCTATAGATGAGTTATTTCGTGCAATTGAAGTATGTTAGCCATTAGATTATATTAATCCAATaatccaaaggaataaaatcatttaAATAAGTCTCCACTTCCGACTTGATTAGCCATTAACATAGACCTTGGTGCTGTTTATTTACAGGACTTGAGGAGAGATGTGAAGGAGCTAGGAGAGCTAAAGAAGTCTATGGAATAACTAACCAATTCTTCTGGCAACATAGAGAGATCACTCAAGGTGATGGAGTTTAAGCTGTACCATAATGAAGATAAGTGCAAAGACCATGATAAGTACAACACAAACCTACCTCCCAAAGATTCAGTCAGCAACGTTGATTTTACTCAGCAAAGTGTAGACAGGAACCCAATGATGACACCAGTCGCTAATCCACCATTGAGAAAGAGGTTGAGATGCAGCCCCGCACAACTCGACAATGATGTCACCATTGATATCTCTGATGCCGAAGATGATGTCACTATATCAGATAAGCATGAATCGGGGTTGTCTCGGGCATCACAATCTTCGGACTTGACAGCATTAAAGGAAAGTGCATTGTCAACCCTCAACTTAGAACCAAGGCTAAGTCTACAGCTTTCCTTGCCAGCAATTACTGCAGGACATTGCCGACTAAGGTAATGGAACCTTGGTTATTGAAACTTTGTCTTCA contains the following coding sequences:
- the LOC107632924 gene encoding tyrosine/DOPA decarboxylase 2-like encodes the protein MDGKSNYNSFTMNNPLGVEKFKRQGHMIVNFFADYFDNVRNYPVLSQVKPKYLEKQGPSLAPIGPMLSTGLIVVGFNVLFPATTELESTVTRPKAKFLFTGDGGVVMLGTICEAVLATLVARETKC